Genomic DNA from Nitratidesulfovibrio vulgaris str. Hildenborough:
AGCGGTGATGTAGAGCATCCCCACCCGCTCGAAACTGTAGTTGGCCACGGAGATGTCATCGACAAGCTGCTTCTCGTACTTGAAGGTGCGGTACAGCAGGGCGGTGGGGTCGCCGCCAAGAAGCTGGGAGAGCATGTCGAGTTGTGCGGCCTGAAGCGCCTTGAGGCCGGGCACCGGAAGCGCGACGCCGAGGTACACCTTCTTCCACGGGCCGTGTTCCACGTTCACGACGGGCCCGTGGGCGAATGCGCGGGCGTCGATCGCAGCCGGAGGCGTGATGTTCTGGTCGTTGGTCAGGCCGCCGAAGAGCCGTTCCGCTTCGGCACGCACCTCGGCGGGGTCGACGTTGCCCACCACTGTCAGCAGCATCGACTGGGGCTGGTAGTGCTTGCGGATGTACGCGCGCATGGTGTCCGCGGTGGTGGCGCGGATGGTCTCGCGATAGCCGATGATGGGGCGTTCGTAGGTCGTGCCCTTGAGCGTGCCCGCCTGCAACGACTGGAAGATGCGGCTGTCGGGCGAGTCTTCACCGCGTTGCAGTTCGGCGATGACGACATCCTTCTCCGATTCGAGTTCGGCAGGGTCCAAGGCGGGCTCGAATGCCATGTCGCGCAGGACGTCCATGCCCAGCTTCCATTGCGTCGAGGGCATGTCCGTGAGGTATACCGTATAGTCGAAGCTGGTGGCGGCGTTGAGATAGCCGCCCACGCTCTCGACATCTCGTGCGACCTGTCCCTTGGGGCGTTTCACCGTCCCCTTGAAGACCATGTGCTCGAGCAGGTGGCTTATGCCCGCCTCCTCAGGTGTTTCAAAGGCCGAACCGGCGTGGACGTAGAGGCGAAGCGAGGCGAGGGGGAAACGGTCGTCCTTGAGGACGAGTACAGTCAGGCCGTTGGAAAGCCGCGTTATGTCGGCGGGCTGCGCAGCCTGGACGGACGTGGCGAGCATGAATACTCCGATGATGCAGGTGAAGAGAGCGGCTATGCGCATGGGCATCTCCTTGTTTGTGGAAGCACGGTCATGCCGGGTGGGCATGACATGTCACGACGTTGCAGGCCGTGCGAGGCATCCTGTAACGTTAAGACTCCGGCCCCGCAAGGCAAGGGGCGATGCAGACAAGCGCCTTCATCTCGGCTATGATGGCCGAAGGCGCTTCGCGCCGGATTCCGGGGAGGTTGCAGCGGTGACGGATCAGGAAAAGCGGACCCAGCTCGAGCGGGAGTTTCTCGGCGAGGCGTTGCGTGTGCTCGCTGACGCGGGAGTCGACCTGCTCGAACTCGAAGTGGGCGGCGATGGTGTCGAACACGCCGTCCTTGGTCGCCTTTCGCGTATCACGCAGACAATGCGCGGCGGTGCGGGGCTTCTGGGGCTCAACGCCATGCACGAGTTGGCCCTCGTGCTTGAAGCCGTGCTCGACCTCGCCCGGCATGAGAAGCTTCCCCTCGATACCGTGGTCATCACGGCCATCGAGCGGGGGATGGATGCCTTCGCCGCGCGCTTCAAGGGAATGCGCGACAGTCAGGATGCCGGGGGGACGGCGGGCCGGGCCGAGGTGACGCAGGCCGTGCAGCTTTTGCAGGGTGTGGTGCGGCAACCAGCGGATGCGCGCTGCATCTCCGAACGGCATGTGGTCAGGGGGCCGGATGTCGACGCCGTATTCACCATGGGCGGGCACGACCTGCGCCGGGCGTCGCGAGAAGGGTTGCGTTTCTATGTACTCGCCTTCGATGTTGAGCACGACCTGCGCCAGAAGGACGTCAGCCCGCTGGGGCTTCTCGTGTTCCTGCAGAAGAGCGGCGATGTGGTGGACGCCCGCTTCACCGGCGTACGTGGTGGAGGCGGGGGGAATGTGGGCGTGCTCTTCTCGTCCATTCTCGACGCAGATTTGCTGGGGGCGGTGTTCCAGATAGACGCCTCCCGCGTCTTTGCCGTGGATACGGACGCAGTGGCGAGGGGGGAGGCCGCTTGGCGCGAACGTGACTTGCCAGCACCGGACGCGGGCAAGTCGGCGATGCCGGATGAACCGGACAGCCGAAGTATCGAACTGTTGCTGCTGCAGTATGACGAGGCCATGAAGCGCCTACGGGAGCAGAGTATGCAGGATGATTTCGAGCCCTACGACATGAACAGCGATACGGATGAGAAGCCTGCTTCGCAGAATGCCGGAGGGGAATTCGACGAGGTCGTGGGGATGCCCGATACGTCGTTCGACGGGCAGGAGGCCATGCCTCTATCCGGCACCCTCTCCGATACGGTGGCAGACCCTGTGTATCAGGCAGCCGGGGCAGAAGCCGAAGAGTACGCTACGGACGCCCCGTCGTCCGGCATGGCTGGTGATGCCATGCCCCCGCTTGATGCACCGGGTAGTTACGGTTTTTTCGATGACGCTCCCGGTGTGGGCATTCTGACCGATACCCCGCATCCTGTGGCGGATACCCTGGAAACCGGAGAGGCCTCAGGCAGTCTGGCGGGGGATGACGCAGTAGACGATGATGCCGCCGCAAGTCTGCTTCTCGACCTCGAAGCCGAGTTCGATGCACCGTTACTCGATGAGGCCGATGCCTATGCCGTTGAGCCGCATCGCATCGGGCTGGCGGAGGGGGGTACGCTTGACGGGGCGGCATCGCACCTTTCCGACGGGCTTTCCATCGCCGATTCCGATCTTGATTTCTTTCGCGACGACGCCCCACCGCCAGACCAGAGTCACCTCGACCTTCCACTTTCGGAACGTGGTGAGAAGCCGGGCGGTGATGGCATCATGCTCGACCTCGGCTTCGATGATGCTGCCGGGGACGAGGCACCTGCCGTCGATACCTTTCCGGAAGCGCCAGCCATGCCAGCTGCTGCAGGCATGGGCCTCGACGCTTCGCTGGTCGACCCTGACGTCATGGCTGCGGTGGGGGCGGCGGGAGGCTTGCCGCCCCATGACGAAGCCATTGCGGAGGCTGTCGCCTTCCCGGCAGGCACGCCCTCTGCCACCGCGTCCGTTCCGTCTTCACCTCGCCCGGTATCCGGCACGGGGGTGGCGGCTGAACCCACCAGTGGCGGTTTCGATGTGCGTGAATCCGGGGGGAGTGGCATCCTTATCCTGTCGGGCGAGTTGACTATCGAGCGGAGTCTCGCCTTTCGGGATGCCCTGCTTGAGATGTTCGACCGGTATCAGAATGTGCGCCTCGACCTTTCCGGGGTGACCGAAGTCGACCTCACTTTCTTCCAGCTTCTGCGGGCTGCCGTCGTGACGGCGCAGCGCAGGGGCGGGACGCTTGCAGGCTGCGGCGTCGTTCCTGCCCCCGTGAGCGAGACGGCCCATAGGGCGGGTCTGGACGCGCAGGCCGTGAAGCGTGCCGGTTTCGAGGCTGTCCTCGGCGGCATGGCCTGATGTGCGTGACGGCGTGACCGCCACGACAGATTCTCCGATGCCGCCCGCCTTGCGTCTTGGGCTGTGCAGAGACCGCGAGGCGTGCTGTCCGGTCAGGCGGTCGTTAACCCTGTCTGTCGCCTGCTGGCATACAATCCGTGAGTCCTGTCTCCTTGCTTCTGCTATTGCCTGAAAAAGGCCCGCCTCCTGTTGGAGACGGGCCTTTTGTCTTCGGGTGACAGGGCGATTAGGCCGGTTCGAAGTGCTGTTCCAGCTTGGTCATGGCGAGTTCGTTGATGGCGGCCTCGGGGAAGACGGCGCGTGCAAGGGCGAGGGGCGACATGTAGAAGTCCGTCCAGTCCAGACGCAATGTCAACGAACCGTCGTCTTCGAACGTGATATCCCTGAACAGCGGGCGGATGTCTCCGGTGCGCTGTCCCTTCTTGGTGTCTCGGGTCCACTCGAAGGCTTCGCATGCAGCGAAGGTTCGCCATGCGTCGATGAACGTCGGCTGCATCTCTTCGGGGGCCAGATAGCGAAGCGTGAAGACCTCGACCACCGGCTGGGGATGGCGTTTGCTGGGAAGCTGTTCCTCGACGAAGGTCACGCGCATCCCCTTGGGCAGACGCCCTTCAAGACGCTGCCGCACTTCGTCAGCCGTGAAGCGTTCACGCAGGATGATGGTGAACCACTCCGCGCGGCTGGCCACGCCTACGGGCAGCGCGCGGCCGAACGAGAGCAGTGGCAGGGGGTGGAAGCCTTGCGAGAAGGCCGGGGGAAGTCCCGCACGCCGCAGCGCCCTTTCGAAGATGGTCTGAAGTTCCAGCTGGCTGAGGAACACGGCCATGTCTTCCTTGGTGTACCAGATGCGGTACTGGGACGCCTTGTGGACAAGGTCTCCTGACAGCTTCGGCGGGCGGTTGGGGGCCTCGTGGCGCACGACCTGTCCGTTATCGTCCAGTGTCGGCTCATGCGATTGCTGGTCGCGCTGTTCGAAATTGAGGCGATTGGCGTAGGCCTCCACACCCGGCAGCCTGTCGAGGCGCGAGGGGCCGGCCTTGGTGTCGCAAACCCCGCACACGCGGCATCCGGAATAGCGGCAGTCGGGCGTTGTCTTGAGCGACAGGGCGCGTTCACGTTCACGCAGCAGGAATTCGCGCGAGACCCCCGAGTCGAGATGAGCCCACGCAAGCGGGGCGTCGATGTCGCGGGCGCAGGTGTATTCGTCAGGTGAAAGACCGTGTTCGTTCATGGCCTCCAGCCACGGGGCAAGGTCGAAGCCCTCCATCCAGCTGCTGAAGATGGCCCCCTTGCGGAAGGCGCTCTCCACGACGGGGGCGAGTCGCCTGTCGCCGCGTGAGAAGATGCCTTCCAGAAAGCTCATCTCGGGTTCATGCCAGCGAAGCTTGAGCCCCTTCTCGCGGCGGAAGGCATCGCGCAGGTAGCCGACGCGCGCCCGAATCTCTTCAAGCGAAATCTGGGCCTCCCACTGGAAGGGGGTGTGCGGCTTGGGCACGAAGGGCGAGACGGCTGCGGTGACCTGAAGCCTGCGAACACCCCGTCCCGCTGCGTCACGCACCTTGCGGCACAGGTCGACGATGGCGTCGAGGTCTTCATAGGTCTCGGTGGGCAGGCCCAGCATGAAGTACAGCTTCACCTGCTGCCAGCCGTGTTCGAAGAGCTTGCGGACATGCAGCATCAGCCCTTCTTCGGTGACGCCCTTGTTGATGACGTCGCGCAGCCGCTGGCTTCCGGCTTCCGGGGCCAGTGTCGCCCCCGTACGACGGATGCCCGCCATGCGGCGCATGATGTCGTCGTCGATGGAACCGACGCGCAACGAAGGCAGGGAGACCGAGACCTGCTCCTCTGCGCAGCGGTCGACGGTCTGCATGAACAGGGTCTTCAGCGCGGAGAAGTCACCGGTGCTGAGGGAGAGGAAGGAGACGTCGTCGTACCCGGTGCGGGCCAGACAGTCTTCAAGTAACGCTTGAAGGTTCGGGACGCTCCGTTCACGCGCCGGACGGTAGGTCATGCCCGCCTGACAGAAGCGGCAGCCGCGTGTGCAGCCGCGTCCTATCTCCAGTGCGAGACGGTTGTGCACGGCCCCGAAGGGGACGAGTTGCGCCGCCGGGTATCTGGCATTGTCCATATCGGCGATGATGCGTCGCACGACCTTGTCATAGCCCTGTCGCAACGGGGCAGGCGTGGCGCCCTGTGCGTCATCGGCGAAGAAGGCGGGCACGTAGACACCCGGAATGGATGAGGCCGCCTCGAGATAGCGTGTGCGAGACCAGCCCTCGCTACGGGCCTTGGCAAGCAGGTCGATGATTTCGACCTGAACCTCTTCGCCTTCACCGAGTACCATGAGGTCGAGAAAGGGTGCCATGGGTTCGGCAGCGAGGGTGCAGCCGCCGCCCGCCATGATGATGGGCCATGCAGCAAGGTCGTCGCCCCGGTCTGCGCTACGCAACGGAATACCCGCAAGGTCGAGCATGTACAGGATGTTGGTGTAGCAAAGCTCGTGCGTGATGCTGAAGCCGACAAGATGCAGGGCCGCAAGCGGTGTATCCGATTCGAGCGTGGACAGCGGCGCGTTGTGGCTGCGGAGTATGGCGCCAGCTTCGCGGCAGGGGGTGAATACCCGTTCGGCCCAGATGTCCTCGCGGTCGTTGAGAATGCCGTAGAGAATCTTCTGGCCGAGGTAGGACATGCCTACTTCATACATGTCGGGGAAGGCGAGCGCACAGTGGATGGCCACATCTTCACGCCGTTTATGGACCGAGCCCTCTTCGATGCCGGTATAACGGCTGGGCTTCGGCAGCAGGGAAAGCAGTTCGCGCATGTCCGTCCTGCAAGTGGTTGCGGTGGGCACAAAAAGGGTGGCCTCAGGCCACCCCGGACAAAAGGCAAACCCCGTCAGCGGCGGCTTGCGTCACCAGCGGCGTCAGCGCCACCGGGTGGGAGCAGGCATCGGCGCGACAGGCGGGTCGCTGTCGGTCTCCGGTGCCGCAGGTCGTCAGATATGGTTGTAACCGGGGGAGACGAGGCCCCCCCGGATTCACTGCGACAGTCGCCGTCTACTTCTTCAGCAGGCTCGAAAGGTCGCTGACCTTGCCGCCCATGCCGGGTTTTCCGAGGCCGAGTCCACCAACGCCACCGAGTCCGCCCGTGGAAAGCGTGAGGTTCGAGCAGGCTTCCATGTACTTGGTCTTGAGGTCGTCGGGAAAGCTCTTGTATTCGTATATGACGTGCTTGCGTTCGATGACGCCGTCAAAACCCTGTTCGAAGGGGTAACCGTAAGGCATCAGCATCATTTGCACGCCCTGCTGGGTGGGAATGGTCTGAAGCGCGGCGACATCCTTGTAGGCGTCAGCTTCTGCGTCGAACTTGCCGATGACGAGTTCGCCGTTGACCAGTTTCACAAGGCGGATATCGTAGGCCATTCGGGATGCTCCTTGGGTTAAGCGTTCCGGCATAGGTAGGGGTTACGCATGGGGCTGTCAAGTCAGCCTCTGCCAAGGGCGGCATGGGGCAGCGCCCGAAGGGTTAAGAGCGTGAGAACCGAAATCCCGCCCAGTGCCATGAACCCCGCGCCAAAGCTGGCGTGCTGCCCGCACAGCCCCAGAAACGCCGGGGCTGCGCCCGTGCCGATGAGACATGCCACCGGCATGGTCAGCGAGAGGAGAAGCGGCTGGCGTGCAGCCGGAAAGCTCTGTGCGAAAGCCTTGAACAGCGCAGGAAACGAGAAGGCCGTCACGAAGGCCTGGGCGCTCATGCCGATGAAGACCCATACCGGCTCAGACAGGGCCATGAGTGACAGCGCAGCGCCGTGCAGGAGCAGATAGCCCTTGATGATGCCACCCGCCCCCGCCCTGTCGGCGAACCATCCTCCGGCGACTGCCGCAAACGGGCATAGCAGCCGTGACAACGAGACAAGCTGGTTGGCCGTCGTCTCGGTGAAGTGCAATTCGGTCACAAGATGAACTGGCAGTACGCTGAAGGTGGCGAATTCGCCCGCAACACAGACGCTGAACAGCACGATGAACACCCACGTGGCAGGTGTGCGCAGGGCTTCGCGGCACCCCGCGTAGGAAGGCGGTGCCGCCAGTGTGCGGCCTCCGCGTCCGAAGAGGGCGAAGGCGAGTCCGAGCAGTGCGAGGCAGCTTCCCAGAACGGAGAAGACCCCTCGCCAGTCCATGTGCCGCAGGGCCGCTTCGGCGAACAGCGGCAACAGGATGAAGCTGGTGTTGGGTGCCAGTTCATGGACTGCGACGGCCTTGCCCCAGTCGCGAGGGCTGACAAGGCTGGACAGGGTAGCCATTCCCGCCGGAAAGTACAGTCCCGCCATGAAGCCGAAGAGACCGAAGACCAGCCGCGCCGTTCCGAGAGTCTCCACCAGTGACATGCCAAGCAGGCATAGCCCTGAAAGGGTGAGGGACAGTGCGACCATGCGACCGGGGCTGATGCGTGCGAGAAGGAAACCGCATACGAACTGGCTGGCGCTGAAGCCAGCCGCCTGCACGAGAAGCAGTCCGGTGGCCTGTGCATGTCCCACGGCAAGGTCGCGTTCAAGGTCGACCAGCAGGGGAGAAAGGGCCGAACGCGCGGTGTAGTTGAGCATGAACAGCAGTGCGACGAAAGCCGTCCATGGAAGAGCCTTGCGGAAAGAGGTCTCGGTGCTGGTGGACATGGGGTGGGCGACTCCAAGAGAAGAGGGAGACCCGATGGGTCTCCCCGTGAATTGTCGGCGGTGTGGTGCGTGTTGCGGTAGCGTTCGGCCGACCGGTCTTCGTGAGAGGGCACCTCGGCCCATATCGACGCCGCTGTCAGGTCGTGTCGATGACCATGTCAGCCGGGATGCCTGCGGTCATGCCAGCAGCCATGCCGGGAGCCTTGGCGCGGGGTCTGCCCTCTGCTGTCACTCTTCCTGAATCGGCAGAAGCCGTCTCGGGAGACGGAAGCCGCTTCGTATTGCCGCGTCAAGGGGGCGACATGTTGCTCGTTGCCAGCCCCGTGGCGTTGCGATGCTTCCGGGCGACAGGGAACATGCTGACAATGCCGCGTCTGACGGTGGCGGGGCGACGCCTCACTCCCCGGGAAGCAGCAGGGCGTGACCTTTCAGTGCAGTGCCATCCCTCAAGGGCATCCCGTGGCGACAGGTGCCCTCGCCCGGTCGCGGGTGCGCATCAAAGTCCGGCTGCTTCCTTGATATATTCGAAATCGATGGAGGAACTGACCAGTTGTGCTCCCTGCCGTATCTTGATCACGTCGCGCAGTTTGTGCCGTGAGAGGATGGCTTCCATCTTCTTGGCGACGGTATACGTATCGTCCCGGACGACCACGATGGGCGTGTTGAGGATTTCGGAGCGCGTGAGGATGATGTCGTTGGGGTACAGGTTGCCCGTGAGCACAAGGCAGGGGCAGTTGCCCTCAAGCGCCACCAGTTGCACGTCCGACCTGTCGCCCCCGACGATGACCGCCGAGTTCTTGTTCTTGCGGAAGTGCGTCATGAAGTTCTCGACCTGCATGGTTCCGATGAGGAAGTTCTCGACGACCTTGTCGGACTTGTTCTGCGCGGAGATGACCTTGCCGCCGAGTCGTTCGGCGAGGTCTCCCACCTTGATGGCTCCCATCAGCGGGTCTTTGGGGATGACGCCGACCACGCGCACACCGTTGCGTTCGAGGAACGGCTTGATGAGTCCGTCGACCTCGTTCATGAAGTTGCCGGGGATGTCGTTGAGAATGACACCTGCGAGGTTGTCCCCCAGCGTGTCCTTGAGAACGACGAGGTAGTCGTAGTTGAGTTCCTTGTGCAGGCGGTCGATGATGATGGCTTTGATGCCAAGTTCCTTCACCACCCGGATGCCGTCCACATTGCAGTAGCGGCCCGAGTACATGCTTCCCGAACCTGCGACGACCATCACGTCATGGCGCGAGGAAAGGTCGCGGTAGGCGGAGGTGATGGCTGGCATGTAGTCTTCGCACTGCCCGCTGAACGCCTTGACCTTGAAGTCCTGCGTGACGAGTACGGGTGTCACCTTTTCGGCGGGTTCGTCGAGTCCCAGCACGTCCTGCACGAAGAAGGCGTCTTCATCGCCCAGCACACCGCCGCGCTCATGCGGCATGGCCCCTACGGGCTTCATGTAGCCGACGTCGTAGCCGTCCTTCTGGAGGCGGAGGCCAAGGCCCATGATGACCATGTTCTTGCCCGAGTAGCCAGAGGTCGACCCTACATAGATGCCAGCGGCCATGGCGTTCTCCTCGTTGTGTGCTGTGACGTGCGGCGAGGTTCGTCGTGCGTCATGTGGCGGTCAGGGGCGCACCCTTTCTCATAGTGCTGCCAAGCCCTGCGATTTTGACCTGAAATACCACCTGAAAGCAAGGGAGAACTGATGGTTGTCCATGATGTCGTCATACGGCATCGGCAGAAGGTTTGCCACGTATCTTCTGGCCGTATGTGGGGCATTGCCGCAACAGGTCATGGACGACCGTCACTGGCAGTGGTTTGCTGCCCGCAGCGCGCACAGGCAGGGGAAGCAGGCGGCGATCCCGGTTGTGATACATGGAGCGGGTGGGGCGCGGACATGCGGCAGCCAGCCATGCAGGGGACGTGCGGCAGCGTAAGGCTATGCGACTTGCGGAGAAGTTTCGCCAGAAAATTGACAAGACAAGCGTCCGGACATGTTCTTCCGGCTTGCGGGGCGGCGGGCACCCCGGTATCCTTTATGGATGTGGGCAAGAACTGCCGCATGGGTCTTTGGCCTTCCAGAGACCCTCAGGGAAATCTGTTACCGGAGAGACAATGTGAAACCTGTCGACGAGCTTCAGAAAACCATAGGCCACCGATTCGGTGACATGGAACTTCTACTGACTGCCATGACGCACAGCTCATGGGCCAATGAACAGGCCGTTCCCGTGGAACACAATGAACGTCTGGAGTTTCTCGGTGACGCGGTGCTGGAGCTCTGCGTTTCCGAGGAGCTGTTCAGGCGTTTTCCGTCAGCCCGCGAAGGCGACCTGACGAGAATGCGGTCGCGGCTCGTCAGCAAGCCTTCTCTGGAAGGCGTAGCCCGCGAGCTTCGTCTTGATATGTCACTGCGTCTGGGGAAAGGGGAAGAGAGTCAGGGGGGGCGCGAGCGTGGTTCTCTGCTCAGCGATGCACTCGAGGCCATGCTTGGCGCGGTGTTTCTGGATGCCGGCTACATCGCCGCGAAAGGTGTGGTCATGCGGATTCTCGGCCCGCACTTTCCGGAAGCCCTCGTGCCCGTTCGCACCAAGGACTACAAGAGCCAGTTGCAGGAACTGACGCAGAAGCTCTTTCGCGACCGCCCGGTGTACACGCTTCTTGGAAGCAGTGGGCCTGAACATGACAAGCAGTTCGATGTGCGGGTCGTGTTGCCCGACGGAACGGTCTTCGAGGCCACAGGTCCGAGCATGAAGCGTGCGGAACAGATGGCCGCGGCACGAGCTGTTGCCACCCTCGACAAGTGACAGGTCGAGAGCGCTGACGTGGTGTCATCGGCACCGGGGAGGCCGCTCCTCCCCGGTACGGATGTCTTTGGTCTGCCTTCACCACAAGAAGGTTCCCGCCTTAGCCGCCGATGAGCTTCATCGCCATCTGCGGCAGCGAGTTGGCCTGCGAGAGCATGGCCACGGCCGACTGGGTGAGAATCTGGTTTCGGACGAACTCCGTCATTTCCGTGGCGACGTCCACGTCGGAGATGCGTGATTCCGAGGACTGGAGGTTTTCGGCCTGGATGGAGAGGTTGCTGATGGTGTTCTCCAGACGGTTCTGGAGGGCACCGAGCGAGGCACGAATCTTGTCCTTGGAGATGATCGCCTGGTCGATGGCGGCAAGGGCCGCCTGCGCCGCAGACTGCGTGGAGATGGTGTAGCCCCCGGCTTCGGTCCCCAGTGCAGATGCATTGCCGAGACCGAGCATGGAGGCCGTGGCTCCGCCGATTTCGATGTAGTAGTAGTCTTCGGCAGAGTCGTTGCCGGTGCCGAAGTGGATCTTCAGCGCCCCGCTCTGCTGCAGGACGGAGCCGTTATGCACCCCCGACAGCGATCCGTTGAGCAGGTGGATGCCGTTGAAGTCCGTCGCGTTGGCGATTCGGGTGATTTCCGAGGCCATCGCCTGGTATTCCGATTCGATCATCAGGCGCTGGTCGGAGTTGTAGGTACCGGTTGCCGCCTGTTCCGCAAGTTCTTTCATGCGGATGAGCTTTTCGTCGATGATCTGGAGCGCACCGTCGGCGGTCTGGATCATCGAGATGGCGTCGTTGGCGTTACGGATGCCCTGGCGCAGGGTGGAAATGTCAGCCCGCATGAGTTCGCGGATTGCGAGACCGGCAGCGTCGTCGGCGGCGGTGTTGACGCGCAGGCCCGAGGACAGGCGGCGGGTCGAGGTGGCGAGCCTGCCGTAGCTGTCTGTCAGGTTGCGGGCGGCGTTCATCGCCATCATGTTATGATTGATGACCAAAGACATGGGGTAAACCTCCTTGTGGTTTGCTGAACACTCATCAGCAAACACGATGCCAATCGCAAATAATCAATTGAAATCGTAGTGTTCGATAAAGTCTAGACACGGACGGGGCACCACTTGCCCGTGCTCTGTCACTTTTTTCCGCTGCTTGCGTCGGCCAGCCGACATGCGGCGAAGCCATGGGGAAATTTTTGCACACCCTAATCCCGTGGCGTTTTCCGCCGATGAGAAGAATGAATCCCAGTATGTGGGGGCACCCCCGAAGGAGGTCGTCATGCAGGAAGAATCGCCCGTTGCCGTACAGGGCACCTTCGTGACCAATCCGGTGCGCCCCCCGGCTGAAGTCGCCACCTCCGACAGCGCCATCTCCTTGCGACAGCCGCGACCCCAGACCGGTGAAGAGCGCGCCGAAACGAAGGACACCTCGCCCGAGAAGCTTCAGGAGCGTCTTGAGGCGTTGCAGAAGCATCTTGAAGAGCAGGGAGCACCGTTGCACTTCAGCATTGTCCATGATGCCGGAAGAGTGCTCGTGGAGGTGACACAGCGTGACAGCCAAAAGGTTCTCATGCGTATTCCACCCGAAGGGGTTCTTCAGGTGGGTGCCGATGGTCTGCCATCGCTCGGCAAGCTTCTGGACAGGCGCTACTGAGCCCGCCGCATCCTTTTTTCATCGTGCGGCTGTAGTCGCACCATGCTTGCGGTGTTCCCTCGTAGACGCGTGGCAGACGCCGTTCGCGTGAACCTGTCGCAGCCCTGGGCGTTCGCGCGCCTTGTGGCAGACGTTGCAAGGACGCACCGGTGAAGTTGCCGGACCTGGCAGGTGAAGACGAAAGGACGTCATCGCGGTCGTGCTGGCGCGAGGTTTGCCATCGCATTCCATGATTCTCTGTGCTGATGCTCGCCGCTGTCCGTGCCGGACGGCGGCTTTTCCATCGTTCCGTCTGTATGCCGAGGTCTCACGGTGATGCGCATGGTGCCCTTTCGGGGGCCGTGCCCATCATTGCGGTTTACCGACGTCCCTGTCGTGTCCTTTGCAACGAAAAGCCGCCGTGTCCCTGAAGACCGGCGGCTTT
This window encodes:
- a CDS encoding STAS domain-containing protein; translation: MTDQEKRTQLEREFLGEALRVLADAGVDLLELEVGGDGVEHAVLGRLSRITQTMRGGAGLLGLNAMHELALVLEAVLDLARHEKLPLDTVVITAIERGMDAFAARFKGMRDSQDAGGTAGRAEVTQAVQLLQGVVRQPADARCISERHVVRGPDVDAVFTMGGHDLRRASREGLRFYVLAFDVEHDLRQKDVSPLGLLVFLQKSGDVVDARFTGVRGGGGGNVGVLFSSILDADLLGAVFQIDASRVFAVDTDAVARGEAAWRERDLPAPDAGKSAMPDEPDSRSIELLLLQYDEAMKRLREQSMQDDFEPYDMNSDTDEKPASQNAGGEFDEVVGMPDTSFDGQEAMPLSGTLSDTVADPVYQAAGAEAEEYATDAPSSGMAGDAMPPLDAPGSYGFFDDAPGVGILTDTPHPVADTLETGEASGSLAGDDAVDDDAAASLLLDLEAEFDAPLLDEADAYAVEPHRIGLAEGGTLDGAASHLSDGLSIADSDLDFFRDDAPPPDQSHLDLPLSERGEKPGGDGIMLDLGFDDAAGDEAPAVDTFPEAPAMPAAAGMGLDASLVDPDVMAAVGAAGGLPPHDEAIAEAVAFPAGTPSATASVPSSPRPVSGTGVAAEPTSGGFDVRESGGSGILILSGELTIERSLAFRDALLEMFDRYQNVRLDLSGVTEVDLTFFQLLRAAVVTAQRRGGTLAGCGVVPAPVSETAHRAGLDAQAVKRAGFEAVLGGMA
- a CDS encoding TIGR03960 family B12-binding radical SAM protein translates to MRELLSLLPKPSRYTGIEEGSVHKRREDVAIHCALAFPDMYEVGMSYLGQKILYGILNDREDIWAERVFTPCREAGAILRSHNAPLSTLESDTPLAALHLVGFSITHELCYTNILYMLDLAGIPLRSADRGDDLAAWPIIMAGGGCTLAAEPMAPFLDLMVLGEGEEVQVEIIDLLAKARSEGWSRTRYLEAASSIPGVYVPAFFADDAQGATPAPLRQGYDKVVRRIIADMDNARYPAAQLVPFGAVHNRLALEIGRGCTRGCRFCQAGMTYRPARERSVPNLQALLEDCLARTGYDDVSFLSLSTGDFSALKTLFMQTVDRCAEEQVSVSLPSLRVGSIDDDIMRRMAGIRRTGATLAPEAGSQRLRDVINKGVTEEGLMLHVRKLFEHGWQQVKLYFMLGLPTETYEDLDAIVDLCRKVRDAAGRGVRRLQVTAAVSPFVPKPHTPFQWEAQISLEEIRARVGYLRDAFRREKGLKLRWHEPEMSFLEGIFSRGDRRLAPVVESAFRKGAIFSSWMEGFDLAPWLEAMNEHGLSPDEYTCARDIDAPLAWAHLDSGVSREFLLRERERALSLKTTPDCRYSGCRVCGVCDTKAGPSRLDRLPGVEAYANRLNFEQRDQQSHEPTLDDNGQVVRHEAPNRPPKLSGDLVHKASQYRIWYTKEDMAVFLSQLELQTIFERALRRAGLPPAFSQGFHPLPLLSFGRALPVGVASRAEWFTIILRERFTADEVRQRLEGRLPKGMRVTFVEEQLPSKRHPQPVVEVFTLRYLAPEEMQPTFIDAWRTFAACEAFEWTRDTKKGQRTGDIRPLFRDITFEDDGSLTLRLDWTDFYMSPLALARAVFPEAAINELAMTKLEQHFEPA
- a CDS encoding MFS transporter, which produces MSTSTETSFRKALPWTAFVALLFMLNYTARSALSPLLVDLERDLAVGHAQATGLLLVQAAGFSASQFVCGFLLARISPGRMVALSLTLSGLCLLGMSLVETLGTARLVFGLFGFMAGLYFPAGMATLSSLVSPRDWGKAVAVHELAPNTSFILLPLFAEAALRHMDWRGVFSVLGSCLALLGLAFALFGRGGRTLAAPPSYAGCREALRTPATWVFIVLFSVCVAGEFATFSVLPVHLVTELHFTETTANQLVSLSRLLCPFAAVAGGWFADRAGAGGIIKGYLLLHGAALSLMALSEPVWVFIGMSAQAFVTAFSFPALFKAFAQSFPAARQPLLLSLTMPVACLIGTGAAPAFLGLCGQHASFGAGFMALGGISVLTLLTLRALPHAALGRG
- a CDS encoding phosphotransacetylase family protein is translated as MAAGIYVGSTSGYSGKNMVIMGLGLRLQKDGYDVGYMKPVGAMPHERGGVLGDEDAFFVQDVLGLDEPAEKVTPVLVTQDFKVKAFSGQCEDYMPAITSAYRDLSSRHDVMVVAGSGSMYSGRYCNVDGIRVVKELGIKAIIIDRLHKELNYDYLVVLKDTLGDNLAGVILNDIPGNFMNEVDGLIKPFLERNGVRVVGVIPKDPLMGAIKVGDLAERLGGKVISAQNKSDKVVENFLIGTMQVENFMTHFRKNKNSAVIVGGDRSDVQLVALEGNCPCLVLTGNLYPNDIILTRSEILNTPIVVVRDDTYTVAKKMEAILSRHKLRDVIKIRQGAQLVSSSIDFEYIKEAAGL
- the rnc gene encoding ribonuclease III — protein: MWARTAAWVFGLPETLREICYRRDNVKPVDELQKTIGHRFGDMELLLTAMTHSSWANEQAVPVEHNERLEFLGDAVLELCVSEELFRRFPSAREGDLTRMRSRLVSKPSLEGVARELRLDMSLRLGKGEESQGGRERGSLLSDALEAMLGAVFLDAGYIAAKGVVMRILGPHFPEALVPVRTKDYKSQLQELTQKLFRDRPVYTLLGSSGPEHDKQFDVRVVLPDGTVFEATGPSMKRAEQMAAARAVATLDK